AAGGTGCTCATATTCACTCTTGTGGGCATAGGGCACACCATAGACAGTCAGGTACTTGGCGGTGGTAATGCGATTCGTACTGCCGTCATTTTCTTTTATCTAAGTAACGAGGGAATCTCTATTCTGGAGAATTCCGTTGCCATGGGACTACCCATTCCCGACAAGTTGAGAACGGTACTAGAGCAGCTACGTTCGGAGGGGTCTAAGACAGATGAACCTAAATAGGCTGTATCTCACAAAAAACGAGTGCTATCGTGCGGGGCAAATCATAACCCCAAAAGGAATTATGGTTCATAGCACCGGAGCCAACAATCCACATTTGAAACGGTATGTAGGGCCTGATGATGGAAAGTTGGGTGAGAATGTTTATAGAAATCATTGGAATCAAGCTCGACCAGATGGCAGACAGGTGTGTGTTCACGCTTTCATCGGTAAGCTCGCTGATGGCAGCATTGCCACCTATCAGACCTTACCCTGGAATTATCGCGCTTGGCATGCGGGAGGAACAGCTAATAACACTCATATCAGCTTTGAGATCTGCGAGGATGATTTGACCGATAGTGTGTATTTCAACGCGGTCTACAAGGAAGCAGTGGAGCTTTGTATCTATCTCTGCGATAAGTTTGGATTAGACCCTGAGAATATCGTTGACCACAGTGAGGGGTATAAAATGGGAATTGCCAGCAATCACAGCGATGTCATGCACTGGTTCCCTAGGCATGGAAAGACGATGGATAAGTTTCGAGCAAGCAGTAGAAGGTGAACTGAACAGCAGAACTACGTACGAGGTCTATACAGTCAAGCCTGGCGATACACTTTGGGGCATAGCAGAAGCCAAGCTTGGAGTTGGAAGTCGGCATCCCGAGATAAAAAGGCTTAATAGCTTGGAGGATGATACACTCCACTTAGGTCAGAGATTACAAGTTCCAAAACAGTAGAACAGTCCCGCGGTATGGTGCTTTTCCATTCCGCGGGACTCTTTTTTTACGCCCAACCCGTCCGTTTCACACCTTTCCTGTGGCTTATAGTGAGCATGCGCATGTTAATAGCATGTTTAATGTTGGGACTGCCATGGCCCATAAGAAGGTGGGAATTTGAGAAAAAACGCCTGCTGAATGGCCGTTTATCTTGCCACATTGTCTTGACTTTATCGCTTACAAAAGTGATGTATATAGGTAGGAAGGGGGGAGGCAGAGCACTTTTGATGTAATAATGCCCGGTTATTGGGCGGTTGTTCGTCGATGCCATTAAAAGAGGAAGGTGAGAAACTATGCTTTTTGGTACCGCATTGGAGGGGTACAGGTTATCACTTAGGCAGCAGGAGAAGAGTGAAAGGACAATAAAGGGATACCTGCAGGATTTAAAGTTTTTTGAAAATTGGCTGCAACAAGTATGGAATGGGCCGGTATACCTTGATGACGTTACATTTACTGATGTTGAAAAGTTCCTGACCTTTCTAAAGGAAAAGAGGTCGTATAAACCTGCTAGCCGCAGGCGTATAGCTTCAGCCTTAAAAAGTTTCTTTAGATATGCTTGGAAGCGTGAACTGTGCAGAACAGATATAGCGTCGGACATCGAGGACATTAAGTATGTCCCCACCGAACGAGAATTTCTTTCTGAAGAGGAAGCGTTACGCTTTATTGAAGAAATTGATCACGAATTGGTGAAGGTGTTTACCGTTACGTTGCTCTATACTGGAATGAGGATCTCCGAAGCCTTAGCGCTCACAATTGATGATGTGGATATGGACACCGATTGGATTCATATTCGTAATGGCAAAGGCGGCAAAGCGCGGAGCATACCCATTAACAGGAAGCTAAAGGATAAGCTAGAGGACTATGTCCAATGGCGGACACCATCCAAACAGTTTTTTGCTACCAAAAAAACCGGCACCCTTTCTTCTGGTACCGTCCAAGCAGTCATTCGGGAAACAAGAGAACGACTGGGCTGTAAGAAGAAGATAACACCCCACGTTTTTCGGCATTCCTTTGCAAGCGAACTTGTCAAGAAGGACGCGAACATTGTCAGCATTTCGAAGTTACTTGGCCACTCCAACCTCAAGACGACTTCCGTTTACACTCACGTATCCCAAAATCAGCTGATAGATGCGATTGCGAGACTGTAAGGGAGGGTTGGTATGGTGGAATTCAGTACTAATGCGGAGAAAGCGGAATATGTTGTCCGCAGTATTGACTCTGGCAAGGATGCCGATACGGTAGCCAGAGAACTAGGATATAAACATGCGAGATCCCTGGACGTTTTTATGCGCAGGGAAGGTTACTATAAGGAAAAAGGACGGAACAACTATGTTCCTACGAGTGTTAAGAGGGAGGACGGTGCGCCAACCAAGGCGAATCCCTCAGCAAAGGCCCTAACCGTAATGGCTCTGTACAAAGATAAGCAGTTAACGCCTAAAGAGATCGCTCGTGAGGTTGGTTTCGAGAACCTAAGGGAGATGGCTGATTACATGAAGTCTAAAGGTTTCGTTTGGGACACAGGTCGAAGCAATTATGTACCAGAGAAAGTGATTGCATCGGAAGAGCCTGTCTTAAACGGCATTACAGAGGAAGTCACAATTAGCGAATCTGTAGAAGTCCATGCCATCAAGGATTACTTGCTCTTACTGCAGTATCTAGAAAGTCGTAAGGAGAAACTTGTGCAACTTCTGGAGTCGGAT
The sequence above is a segment of the Limnochordia bacterium genome. Coding sequences within it:
- a CDS encoding LysM peptidoglycan-binding domain-containing protein; amino-acid sequence: MERRWISFEQAVEGELNSRTTYEVYTVKPGDTLWGIAEAKLGVGSRHPEIKRLNSLEDDTLHLGQRLQVPKQ
- a CDS encoding tyrosine-type recombinase/integrase yields the protein MLFGTALEGYRLSLRQQEKSERTIKGYLQDLKFFENWLQQVWNGPVYLDDVTFTDVEKFLTFLKEKRSYKPASRRRIASALKSFFRYAWKRELCRTDIASDIEDIKYVPTEREFLSEEEALRFIEEIDHELVKVFTVTLLYTGMRISEALALTIDDVDMDTDWIHIRNGKGGKARSIPINRKLKDKLEDYVQWRTPSKQFFATKKTGTLSSGTVQAVIRETRERLGCKKKITPHVFRHSFASELVKKDANIVSISKLLGHSNLKTTSVYTHVSQNQLIDAIARL
- a CDS encoding phage holin family protein translates to MFAGLGAWLGWFLGGYDGFIYALVALVTIDYITGVMRAFVEKQLSSEIGARGIVKKVLIFTLVGIGHTIDSQVLGGGNAIRTAVIFFYLSNEGISILENSVAMGLPIPDKLRTVLEQLRSEGSKTDEPK